From Triticum aestivum cultivar Chinese Spring chromosome 7B, IWGSC CS RefSeq v2.1, whole genome shotgun sequence:
GCTAGACTAAAGTAAATGTAGTTGTGTCCCTGTCCAAACCCCGTATGCAATGTGCAGCAATTCGGAGCCGCATGAGCCGAACCAACAGCACACTCACCGAACCCAAACCCCGTATATGTATTTTAGCCGGTCGGTCAGAGCCGAACGCCATGGTGCGCCACCACCAACTCCGCCACGACGAACCTTATCGAGAGACAGTCCCAGTCTCGAAGATCACCGTGTCGTCGTGCGTACAAAAGTATATATACACACGTTGACGTATGACGTACCTCCCTCTTTTCTTTCGTTTAAAAGCCGCAACCCTCCCAATCTTGTGAGCGTCAAGTAAACAAACACTGGGGTCTGGGGAGGGCATCATTAAACTTAGATGTGCAAGTCACCAAGCCAAGCAAAGCGACGAGTCtactagaaaaagaaaaagaaagggaagCAAAGAGGTGGACTCGTCACCGGCTGACTAGACCACTCGCAGGTCGATCGCAACCATGCATGAACCAGGCATTGCAATCGGACGCCGACTCGATCTCTCTGAAATGAGCAAGCATGCATGGCGCAGGCTTATCTACTCGTCTTGTGTCGATCCTTTCGTTTCGAGAACCAAAGATTAGCAGTGTAGGCCGTACGTAAAAGCCGGCTCGCGGCCTAGTACGTCTGGTCGAGCTGTCGTCGATGCGTTCGAAGCGAAACGGGCCAAAGTCCTGAATGACATCTGGCTTTAGACAAAGGAAGTGTTGCACAAAGCTCGGGCTATAACCCTATGTATGCAAGCGTCTCTGTCGGGTTTTGTTGATTTCGGATTAAAGGTTTGGCTGTGACTTTTGCCAGCGGTTTCGGCTGGGCTTGGTGGATGCTTGATGCTGGGACGTATCGAAGAAGCTAGTAACGCGTTGTCAGGTGTCACATCTAGCTAGATCTAATAGACTAATagtctttccctactaataaaccagcgatcgcttctggtcgtccgtcatcaGGCATTTTGCAAAGAAGTCCCTCAATTTGTCAGAGATCAACCCGCAGTCCTATCTTAAGTGGATATCTGAGAAAACGATTCGATTTTGCACAAAACACCCTGGCGTTCGGAGTATTCAACGCGCGGTCCGAGCAACTTTGTAAAGAGAAAAAAATACACAACCACACACGCATGGGCtcgcctcctctccctctcgcccacgaagtcaccgccgccgccgcccacgccggccgcttccggcgagctccggcgctgCGCAGCACAGCCTCGAGCTCCGCATGCtccgcgcctccctcccctccggccAGATTCTCATCTCCCGGCCTCTACCGCCCGCTCGCAACCACACCCCCGTGGCTAGGGTTCCGGGCAGTGCTTCGCCGGCGCGTCTCCGGCGGCCCCAGGTTTGTCCCTCCTTCCTTCTTGGCCGGGATCCGCCACCCCTAGACCTCATCTTCTCGTCATATCCTCTGCTGCAGATGCAGATGGAGCACGCCATGGGAGTTCCCCATCCACCATGGTCGCTGtcgtcaagggcttcttcaaggagATGTGAAGGACGCCATCGACCTGCAGCTACTCAAGGTTTTATTCCACCTTTCCTCTTATATCAAGTTCTAACAGTACATTGGGGGAGTGGGGGCGGAGAAGGCACCCCACCTGAATTTTCATTTCTCTAGTCTCAAGCGGCGACAGTACCCGGCAACACGAGTACAGGGAGTGTTTTTTACTGGTTACGTCCAAAGTGGAGAACTAAGAACAACAGCCTCAAGGAAACTATACGGAGAGAGCTAGGAGGATTGGTTTCCAGTCCAGGAGTGAGCTCCTGTCTTTTGATTTGAAATGAAACGCCCACTGGGAGAGGTCTGCAGCTGCTGCTTTCGTGAGGCTGGTCATGGAGGGGCGCATGCCCTGAGGTGGGTGGGTGTTAGCTATGACGAGAAAACATATGAAGTTTCTGCTATTGTTAAGCCTGATGTCGAAGAGTTGGAAATGATTTGTGAATCTCTGTGCACGTAAATGGAACACTGGACAAGTTAAGCCATGTGTATTCCATCTCCTTTAATATATTGCTTGTGATTGGCCTAATAGAGAGTCTGCAAGACGTGATTTGTACTCAAAGCATCTCATCCAGATCACTTTACAATACTTTTCTTCATATCTAGAAAATGCGTGTATGCATATAAGTTTCGTGAACAATTTTTTTGAATATCCAGGTCACTTTATGCATATCCAGATCACTTTACAAACAGAACAAATGCGTGTATTCCTTTTTCATCATAACCATATCTAGAAAAGCATTCCTCCATGTAATAGGGTTTTTGAAAGCAGTATGCATATATGTTTCGTGaacaattttttttgttattgCAACCATAAGAAAGTATCTTACTGGATTGTCCTGGAAAATATTAGTCATCTATTGCCGATAACTAGATCCGTGTTAACTCAATAGGGTGATCTAGCGAGTTATCTGGAGACAAAAAGTCGCCTGCAATCTTATAAAGTGATCAGATTTGCCCCTGAGACTGCAAGGTATGTTAGGATTCATAACATATGTATCTTCTTTTcctatttttttccttttaaagCTGTAACTACCATTTGAGAATTGACTTAAACTGCTCGCATTAGTGCATCATTTTGTATTCACCCGAAAATAATGTAGCATTGACTGAAACTGCTCACCATTTGAAGTATTGACTGAAACATTAACTACCATTGaagtattttcttttttttttgactaGAAAAGCATGAAGATGAATTAAGTTGATTCATGTAGATGAAATGGTTTTCCATTTCCATTTGTGTCGTTTCAGTGAAACAAAATGATATTGCAGCTCTTTTCATTTATGTCTTGTTTCATTGCATTATTATCTTCCATGATTTCTTTTTCACCAATACATTTTGTTGCATATATGGAGGCCATCTACTTTTCTGCTGATATTTGTTATTATATCATCTTGTTTGCGAACTTAAAAAGGTCCCTCAAAGAGAAGCGTTTTTCATATGCTCCTGAATCTGGTGTGCGGTATGATGGAGTTTACAGATTGAGA
This genomic window contains:
- the LOC123157041 gene encoding uncharacterized protein isoform X2, translating into MGSPPLPLAHEVTAAAAHAGRFRRAPALRSTASSSACSAPPSPPARFSSPGLYRPLATTPPWLGFRAVLRRRVSGGPRCRWSTPWEFPIHHGRCRQGLLQGDVKDAIDLQLLKGDLASYLETKSRLQSYKVIRFAPETARSLKEKRFSYAPESGVRYDGVYRLRTVGGRLVFSAVGRSAYRVPPRRLLPPPTWDLTACSPPGTPTTLEAEQMPLARGHGSRVQDGDGAKEDSRTSTDCIVAAVSMEWRGSNHSEMAHQWHHTTRNTTDLITNQSLVACRSTISSLW
- the LOC123157041 gene encoding uncharacterized protein isoform X1; translated protein: MGSPPLPLAHEVTAAAAHAGRFRRAPALRSTASSSACSAPPSPPARFSSPGLYRPLATTPPWLGFRAVLRRRVSGGPRCRWSTPWEFPIHHGRCRQGLLQGDVKDAIDLQLLKGDLASYLETKSRLQSYKVIRFAPETARSLKEKRFSYAPESGVRYDGVYRLRTVGGRLVFSGGSQIHSAVGRSAYRVPPRRLLPPPTWDLTACSPPGTPTTLEAEQMPLARGHGSRVQDGDGAKEDSRTSTDCIVAAVSMEWRGSNHSEMAHQWHHTTRNTTDLITNQSLVACRSTISSLW
- the LOC123157041 gene encoding uncharacterized protein isoform X4 yields the protein MGSPPLPLAHEVTAAAAHAGRFRRAPALRSTASSSACSAPPSPPARFSSPGLYRPLATTPPWLGFRAVLRRRVSGGPRCRWSTPWEFPIHHGRCRQGLLQGDVKDAIDLQLLKGDLASYLETKSRLQSYKVIRFAPETARSLKEKRFSYAPESGVRYDGVYRLRTVGGRLVFSGGSQIHRCKDRYNWALHYFFPELAPLAALPTECHPAASSHPPPGT
- the LOC123157041 gene encoding uncharacterized protein isoform X3; translated protein: MGSPPLPLAHEVTAAAAHAGRFRRAPALRSTASSSACSAPPSPPARFSSPGLYRPLATTPPWLGFRAVLRRRVSGGPRCRWSTPWEFPIHHGRCRQGLLQGDVKDAIDLQLLKGDLASYLETKSRLQSYKVIRFAPETARSLKEKRFSYAPESGVRYDGVYRLRTVGGRLVFSGGSQIHSAVGRSAYRVPPRRLLPPPTWDLTACSPPGTPTTLEAEQMPLARGHGSRVQDGDGAKEDSRTSTDCIVAAVSMEWRGSNHSEMRNQYNNRT